The following coding sequences are from one Leishmania braziliensis MHOM/BR/75/M2904 complete genome, chromosome 36 window:
- a CDS encoding putative ribosomal protein L24, with protein MRTIECEFSHFAVHPGHGRRYVPFAFLSTKPVLTFSRPKCFALYMRKKNPRFIPWTRTYRRIHRKTTTDRVNRRRAARAVRVQRAIVGADLSYIQEVRATRKVDRSAKAKAVRAEVAERKAAKK; from the coding sequence ATGCGTACGATCGAGTGCGAGTTCTCCCACTTCGCGGTGCACCCCGGCCACGGCCGCCGGTACGTGCCCTTCGCGTTCCTGTCCACGAAGCCGGTGCTGACCTTCTCGCGCCCGAAGTGCTTCGCGCTGTACATGCGCAAGAAGAACCCGAGGTTTATTCCGTGGACGCGCACGTACCGCCGCATCCACCGCAAGACGACGACGGACCGCGTgaaccgccgccgcgctgctcgcgcgGTGAGGGTGCAGCGTGCGATCGTTGGTGCCGACCTGTCCTACATCCAGGAGGTGCGCGCGACACGCAAGGTGGACCGCTCCGCCAAGGCCAAGGCCGTCCGCGCGGAGGTCGCCGAGCGCAAGGCCGCCAAGAAGTGA
- a CDS encoding RNA editing complex protein MP61: MSCCSLNRALSQWLPSGVIAGHVRRTPGGAGSPHLPRLTHVTSSSSVALHVAAASIGSSGSSIIRSSGKKAPVYYNFATPVDVFRDGADGGSVCHRRQRREALGREGGPLLVAPRTPDPGDPLQRLNIFRRDFSDYSVSARGSQNIMVSVDTTTRRFLDMFCDFDAKRCKLCNETFTQWHVHTNGIPHAGREGMLLELVRPYCGTPEELIEMWWQRLNSCAAFHRIPALSHNNPHERKRRLLYLLKLLKDRGILVETFNVSDSQSINSARSWEFERLEFVGDNVVKYILNSVISCTFPPHEGGAKGKLTCFQFVMDGNDGLARGYDHLDLQQLASSVRVVSKFKSDIVETLFAELQMYLWSTQHDVGTSPLVFPFTRDIYTLRALVQHVLYELAIELFLYHISYINGMLQRVMRENHLQFVKTDAALNPTAGANIRSWGMKASHGDWTDRGEDHSLPQGYGAPAMPAPTVTLMKVRSQRAHRQGSDAALFFESTNYDNFKRVVPIGGLLPRAFAREELSVIPNYMPHLQSDGTMTLKMRKAGNAGWSTLYASAAAVVERGVVADGLGISATMKPRVDREPVRLSVPRLKDEELIPELI, encoded by the coding sequence ATGAGTTGTTGTAGTTTAAATAGGGCCCTTTCCCAGTGGCTGCCCTCGGGGGTGATTGCAGGCCATGTGCGGCGAACACCAGGAGGAGCAGGTAGCCCTCATCTGCCGCGACTGACCCATGTGActtccagcagcagtgtTGCACTTcatgttgctgctgcatctaTCGGCAGTAGCGGCAGTAGCATCATCAGGTCGTCCGGCAAAAAAGCCCCCGTGTACTATAACTTTGCCACTCCGGTGGATGTGTTCCGTGATGGGGCGGATGGTGGAAGTGTCTGTCACCGCCGACAACGACGCGAGGCGCTGGGTCGAGAGGGAGGACCGCTGCTTGTGGCGCCGCGCACGCCAGATCCTGGTGACCCGCTTCAGCGCCTCAACATTTTTCGACGCGATTTTTCCGACTACAGCGTCAGCGCAAGGGGGAGTCAGAACATCATGGTCAGCGTCGACACCACCACTCGCCGGTTTCTCGATATGTTCTGCGACTTTGATGCCAAACGCTGCAAGCTGTGCAATGAAACCTTCACACAGTGGCATGTCCATACCAACGGCATCCCGCACGCTGGGAGGGAAGGCATGCTGCTGGAGCTTGTTCGCCCGTATTGTGGAACTCCCGAAGAACTAATAGAGatgtggtggcagcggctgaACTCGTGCGCCGCGTTTCATCGGATTCCCGCTTTAAGCCACAACAACCCCCACGAGCGCAAACGACGTCTTCTGTACCTATTGAAGCTACTGAAAGACCGCGGCATCCTCGTGGAGACGTTCAACGTAAGTGACAGCCAGTCCATCAACTCGGCGCGCTCGTGGGAGTTTGAGCGACTGGAGTTCGTTGGGGACAATGTGGTCAAGTATATCCTGAACAGTGTCATTTCATGTACCTTTCCTCCTCACGAAGGAGGCGCGAAAGGAAAGCTAACGTGCTTCCAATTCGTGATGGACGGCAACGATGGTCTAGCACGCGGCTACGACCATCTCGACCTCCAACAGCTCGCCTCCAGCGTGAGGGTAGTGAGCAAATTTAAGAGTGACATTGTCGAGACCCTCTTCGCGGAGTTGCAGATGTACCTGTGGAGCACGCAGCACGATGTCGGCACCTCACCCCTGGTGTTTCCTTTTACGAGAGACATATACACGCTGCGGGCGCTGGTGCAACATGTTTTGTATGAGTTGGCCATTGAGCTCTTTCTTTACCACATTTCCTACATTAACGGCATGCTACAGCGTGTGATGCGAGAGAACCACCTGCAGTTTGTAAAAACAGATGCCGCGCTAAACCCCACGGCTGGTGCAAACATCAGGAGTTGGGGTATGAAGGCGAGCCACGGTGACTGGACTGACAGGGGCGAAGACCATAGCCTTCCGCAAGGCTACGGGGCACCGGCGATGCCTGCCCCCACGGTGACTCTCATGAAGGTGCGCTCGCAGCGCGCCCACCGGCAGGGTTccgatgcggcgctcttcttcgAGTCCACAAACTACGACAACTTCAAGCGCGTGGTTCCGATCGGCGGGCTTTTGCCGCGGGCTTTTGCGCGGGAAGAGTTGTCCGTGATCCCAAACTACATGCCGCACCTCCAGAGCGATGGCACGATGACGCTGAAGATGAGGAAGGCTGGGAATGCCGGCTGGTCGACCCTGTAtgcctccgcagcagcggtggtcgAGAGGGGAGTCGTTGCCGACGGTCTCGGCATAAGTGCAACAATGAAACCGCGAGTCGACCGCGAGCCCGTTCGCTTGTCAGTTCCACGTCTCAAGGACGAAGAGCTTATCCCAGAGCTCATTTAA